Proteins from one Streptomyces sp. NBC_00390 genomic window:
- a CDS encoding MXAN_6230/SCO0854 family RING domain-containing protein, whose translation MSNTEVIGRTTTARPRALATVLLSRRGAVYLPTPAVVPDPAGDSGAALLEADLVDRGYLLAPPLRAALAALDARAMGAVGRALLHDIDSALGADRPHVPLLRDFPDSTPHDTYAHYVDRVLTVLFQRPEQPCVLCGTVDSVVPVSPCAHLVCGSCFDGADFSACPVCERRIDPSDPFLRPRRPRRQLFRRVAPPERLRLLSYGGDFTARDADAARELDTLLARTGALSPQDTDDLEALLAARTRDDLDRLPATVPGRETKARLVAWLLADPTAVPQALPVAAGLIDTATDVLRVLAVRSGGDAGLVEIPRFAAVPRPLRRALLSVLDTLDPAQAAQDMRRYRQAWIHAAERLHPFEHANRFPRAALAFAALRGTRLGDDALSATLRTAAETAAHIDVTGPTAVAHSWSGQVEAALAARDLAGALTLLEQRPGELVRRLDHLLRLTGEKDENGSRSAVRALERVVPRVAPAVLLSALGAVRTRDREQVARVFFPKGAAAKTHVADDNRPALPVPLVRTVVDVLTAELLRRAGQAAPVDVAVVDAALDGLVAPFTERTASRALVTLPRGSELAVPDGRTLRLFLHWMESPTSGTTDLDLSAAMFDADWRHVGECAYTSLRYAGEAAVHSGDLQDAPPPLGASEFVDLDLELLGAAGVRYVVAVVYSYNNVPFGDLAEAFAGLMVRDQPGNLGPVFDPRSVEQRFDLTGSNRACVPLLIDVQTRTMRWLDVVKGVTGTHHAVWRHADALATLAHRLTDLFASGARVGLGELAVWQAAARAATVVLRHTDGSRSVYRRRDGEDVTGFAARIGSPDIDAPIGAGVEDDGPSAGPSLAYLLRGDLELPDGSEVFALHPLSQDAARVRLLAAADLVTALAPR comes from the coding sequence GTGTCCAACACCGAGGTCATCGGACGTACCACCACTGCCCGTCCACGGGCCCTCGCCACGGTGCTCCTGTCGCGCCGTGGGGCCGTGTATCTGCCGACACCGGCAGTGGTCCCGGATCCGGCCGGCGACAGCGGAGCAGCGCTGCTCGAGGCCGATCTCGTCGACCGGGGCTACCTGTTGGCCCCGCCGCTGCGCGCCGCGCTTGCCGCGCTCGACGCACGGGCCATGGGCGCGGTGGGCCGGGCACTGCTGCACGACATCGACAGCGCTCTCGGCGCCGACCGCCCTCACGTGCCCCTGCTGCGCGACTTCCCGGACAGCACCCCGCACGACACGTACGCGCACTATGTCGACCGCGTGCTCACCGTGCTGTTCCAGCGCCCCGAGCAGCCGTGCGTGCTGTGCGGCACGGTCGACTCCGTCGTGCCCGTATCGCCGTGCGCCCACCTGGTGTGCGGCTCGTGCTTCGACGGCGCCGACTTCTCGGCGTGCCCCGTGTGCGAGCGCCGTATCGACCCCTCCGACCCGTTCCTGCGCCCCAGGCGCCCGCGCCGGCAACTGTTCCGCCGCGTCGCGCCGCCCGAGCGGCTGCGTCTCCTGTCCTACGGCGGTGACTTCACCGCCCGCGACGCGGACGCAGCCCGTGAACTGGACACGCTGCTTGCCCGCACCGGCGCCCTCAGCCCCCAGGACACCGACGACCTGGAAGCTCTGCTTGCCGCCAGGACCCGCGACGACCTCGACCGGCTGCCGGCCACCGTGCCCGGCCGGGAGACGAAGGCCCGCCTGGTCGCCTGGCTGCTTGCCGACCCGACTGCCGTGCCACAGGCCCTTCCCGTTGCGGCCGGCCTGATCGATACCGCCACCGACGTGCTGCGCGTGCTCGCGGTCCGCTCCGGCGGAGACGCCGGACTCGTCGAGATCCCGCGCTTCGCCGCCGTACCCCGGCCTCTTCGTCGCGCCCTGCTGTCCGTCCTCGACACCCTGGACCCGGCACAGGCGGCCCAGGACATGCGGCGGTACCGGCAGGCCTGGATCCACGCGGCCGAACGCCTGCATCCGTTCGAGCACGCGAACCGCTTCCCGCGCGCTGCTCTCGCCTTCGCCGCGCTGCGCGGCACCCGGCTCGGCGACGACGCCTTGTCCGCCACGTTGCGCACGGCTGCGGAGACCGCCGCCCACATCGACGTCACCGGCCCCACCGCCGTGGCGCACAGCTGGAGCGGCCAGGTCGAGGCCGCGCTCGCGGCCCGCGACCTCGCCGGGGCGCTCACGCTGCTCGAGCAGCGCCCGGGTGAACTCGTCCGCCGCCTCGACCACCTGCTGCGCCTCACCGGCGAGAAGGACGAGAACGGCTCCCGTTCCGCCGTCCGCGCGCTGGAGCGCGTGGTCCCGCGGGTGGCGCCGGCCGTCCTGCTGTCCGCGCTCGGTGCCGTCCGCACCCGCGACCGGGAGCAGGTGGCACGGGTGTTCTTCCCGAAGGGAGCGGCGGCGAAGACCCATGTGGCCGACGACAACAGGCCGGCACTGCCCGTCCCCCTCGTGCGGACCGTGGTCGACGTGCTGACGGCGGAGCTGCTGCGCAGGGCGGGGCAGGCGGCACCCGTGGACGTCGCGGTCGTCGATGCCGCGCTGGACGGTCTCGTCGCGCCGTTCACCGAACGGACCGCGTCCCGAGCCCTGGTGACCCTGCCGCGCGGCAGCGAACTCGCCGTACCGGACGGCCGGACACTGCGCCTGTTCCTGCACTGGATGGAGAGCCCCACCTCGGGTACGACCGACCTGGACCTGTCGGCCGCGATGTTCGACGCGGACTGGCGGCACGTCGGAGAGTGCGCGTACACCAGCCTGCGGTACGCGGGTGAGGCCGCGGTCCACTCCGGTGACCTCCAGGACGCGCCGCCTCCACTCGGCGCCAGCGAGTTCGTGGACCTCGACCTGGAGCTGCTCGGCGCGGCCGGGGTGCGCTACGTCGTCGCCGTCGTCTACTCGTACAACAACGTCCCCTTCGGTGACCTGGCGGAAGCCTTCGCCGGACTCATGGTGCGGGATCAACCCGGGAACCTGGGACCGGTGTTCGACCCGCGTTCCGTCGAGCAGCGCTTCGACCTCACCGGCAGCAACCGCGCCTGCGTGCCGCTGCTCATCGACGTGCAGACGCGCACCATGCGCTGGCTCGACGTCGTCAAAGGAGTCACCGGCACGCACCACGCTGTGTGGCGGCACGCGGACGCGCTGGCCACCCTCGCGCACCGGCTGACGGACCTGTTCGCCTCGGGAGCGCGCGTCGGCCTGGGCGAGCTCGCGGTGTGGCAGGCGGCGGCACGGGCGGCCACGGTAGTCCTGCGCCACACGGACGGCTCGCGGAGCGTGTACCGGCGCAGGGACGGAGAGGACGTGACCGGCTTCGCCGCCCGTATCGGCTCGCCGGACATCGACGCTCCCATTGGCGCGGGCGTCGAGGACGATGGACCGTCGGCGGGGCCGTCGCTGGCCTACCTGCTCCGGGGCGACCTGGAACTGCCCGACGGGAGCGAGGTGTTCGCTCTCCACCCGCTCAGTCAGGACGCGGCCAGGGTGCGCCTGCTCGCCGCCGCCGACCTGGTCACGGCTCTCGCTCCTCGGTGA
- a CDS encoding alpha/beta hydrolase, with translation MTVFVLVPGMFTGPHVWQDVTAHLITAGAEVHPMALTGLGGSATAGAGVGLETHIADVLAVIDSVGAVAGREIVLVGHDYGIHPVLGAADRRAERIARIVHLDAGMPQDGVPALAAVADQSLRRQVAERAGTGTAEGADGELPPPARDEWQRWGSTAGVPDAALDRLTARAAPQPLGTLLQPLRLTGAVAAVPTTGVLCTGNGASIEMVQMRVDFGDPALQALAERRVTFFELPTGHWPMLSCPTELAGVLLRAAAGEGHRLEAAGAAGPPPHLRPFLLDVPELPRERTGNVDLYLPDAEGPRPAVVFVHGGPVPAEARPTPRDWPTLMGYARYAAGQGVVGVTLDHRLHDVADYERAAGDVAAAVELVRADPRVDADRVALWFFSGGGPITADWLGSPPAWLRCLAASYPILAPLPNWGLAGSRFHPADAVADAGALPVVLTRAGLEMPEIAATVEEFLAAAKGSGVDVEVVDVPHGRHGFETLDPTDEAREAVHRAMRSVLAHLTA, from the coding sequence ATGACCGTATTCGTCCTTGTCCCGGGCATGTTCACCGGCCCGCACGTGTGGCAGGACGTGACCGCCCACCTGATCACGGCCGGCGCCGAGGTGCACCCGATGGCCCTCACCGGACTCGGCGGGTCCGCCACCGCGGGAGCCGGCGTCGGCCTGGAGACGCACATCGCGGACGTGCTCGCGGTGATCGACTCGGTCGGTGCGGTGGCCGGACGGGAGATCGTGCTGGTCGGCCACGACTACGGCATCCACCCGGTGCTGGGCGCCGCAGACCGGCGGGCGGAGCGCATCGCCCGGATCGTCCATCTGGACGCGGGGATGCCGCAGGACGGCGTACCGGCCTTGGCCGCGGTCGCCGACCAGTCCCTGCGCCGGCAGGTGGCCGAGCGCGCCGGGACGGGCACGGCGGAGGGAGCCGACGGGGAGCTGCCGCCCCCGGCACGCGACGAATGGCAGCGCTGGGGCAGCACCGCGGGTGTCCCCGACGCGGCGCTGGACCGCCTCACCGCCCGCGCCGCGCCGCAGCCGCTGGGCACTCTGCTCCAACCGCTGCGGCTGACCGGCGCGGTGGCCGCGGTGCCCACCACCGGGGTGCTGTGCACCGGCAACGGCGCGAGCATCGAGATGGTCCAGATGCGGGTGGACTTCGGAGACCCCGCCCTGCAGGCCCTGGCCGAGCGCCGGGTGACCTTCTTCGAACTCCCCACCGGGCACTGGCCGATGCTGTCCTGCCCCACCGAACTGGCGGGGGTTCTGCTGCGGGCCGCGGCCGGCGAGGGGCACCGGCTGGAGGCGGCCGGCGCCGCGGGGCCGCCCCCGCACCTGCGGCCTTTCCTGCTGGATGTGCCCGAGCTCCCCCGCGAGCGGACCGGGAACGTCGACCTGTACCTGCCCGACGCCGAGGGCCCGCGGCCGGCGGTGGTGTTCGTGCACGGCGGTCCGGTGCCCGCCGAGGCCCGTCCGACCCCGCGGGACTGGCCGACCCTGATGGGGTACGCGCGGTACGCGGCCGGGCAGGGGGTGGTGGGCGTGACCCTCGACCACCGCCTGCACGATGTGGCCGACTACGAGCGAGCCGCCGGGGACGTGGCCGCCGCGGTGGAGCTGGTCCGGGCCGACCCGCGGGTGGACGCGGACCGGGTCGCGCTGTGGTTCTTCTCGGGCGGCGGTCCGATCACAGCGGACTGGCTGGGATCGCCTCCGGCGTGGCTGCGCTGCCTGGCGGCCAGCTATCCGATCCTGGCGCCGCTGCCGAACTGGGGGCTGGCCGGCAGCCGGTTCCACCCGGCGGACGCGGTGGCGGACGCGGGCGCCCTGCCGGTCGTGCTCACCCGGGCGGGGCTCGAGATGCCCGAGATCGCCGCCACCGTCGAGGAGTTCCTGGCCGCAGCAAAGGGCAGCGGGGTGGACGTCGAGGTGGTCGACGTGCCGCACGGCCGCCACGGCTTCGAGACCCTCGACCCGACCGACGAGGCACGCGAGGCGGTGCACCGCGCGATGCGCTCGGTGCTGGCGCACCTGACGGCCTGA
- a CDS encoding DinB family protein — protein MTTTPDGRRIPPPHADERAMLESWLDFQRATLSLKCTGLDGSRLREASVPPSPMTLLGLVQHMAEVERNWFQRVFAGQKVPAVYAKSKEASGFALSSERGIDEALAVWRAEIARGRELTDAASLTDCGELSGQEAAIVGDRSVSLRWILIHMIEEYARHNGHADLIRERIDGVTGA, from the coding sequence ATGACGACAACACCGGACGGGCGCCGCATCCCACCACCGCACGCTGATGAACGCGCCATGCTGGAGAGCTGGTTGGACTTTCAGCGGGCCACGCTCTCCTTGAAGTGCACGGGCCTCGACGGCAGTCGGCTCCGCGAGGCCTCGGTGCCCCCGTCGCCCATGACGCTGCTGGGACTTGTCCAGCACATGGCGGAGGTGGAACGCAACTGGTTCCAGCGGGTGTTCGCCGGACAGAAAGTGCCCGCGGTGTACGCGAAGTCCAAGGAGGCGTCCGGTTTCGCGCTCTCCTCGGAACGCGGTATCGACGAGGCGCTCGCCGTCTGGCGCGCGGAGATCGCCCGAGGCCGCGAGCTGACCGACGCAGCCTCGCTCACCGACTGCGGTGAGCTGTCCGGCCAGGAAGCCGCGATCGTCGGGGACAGGAGTGTTTCGCTGCGCTGGATCCTGATCCACATGATCGAGGAGTACGCGCGGCACAACGGCCACGCGGATCTGATCAGGGAGCGCATCGACGGGGTCACGGGCGCGTAG
- a CDS encoding ATP-binding protein, protein MKPATTPPAGLVHDPTTTHEFTMQFTSTPRGARLARRLVSHRLHEWGHPYDSTANETVTLIAAELVANAVRHGHVPGRDFHLRLAATPATLRIDVTDTRTEKRPHRNPRVPSPEEESGRGLLLVSALATDWGITPRTASPGKTVWAVVEPVPPPS, encoded by the coding sequence ATGAAACCGGCAACCACCCCGCCCGCGGGGCTTGTTCACGATCCCACCACCACGCACGAGTTCACGATGCAGTTCACCTCGACGCCCCGCGGCGCACGGCTCGCCCGGCGGCTCGTGTCGCACCGGCTGCACGAGTGGGGTCACCCGTACGACTCCACCGCCAACGAGACGGTCACACTGATCGCGGCCGAGCTCGTCGCGAACGCGGTGCGCCACGGTCACGTACCCGGGCGGGACTTCCACCTCCGCCTGGCCGCGACCCCGGCCACCTTGCGTATCGACGTGACCGACACCCGCACCGAAAAGCGACCCCACCGCAACCCCCGAGTCCCCTCCCCCGAGGAGGAGTCGGGCCGCGGCCTGCTCCTCGTCTCTGCACTCGCGACCGACTGGGGCATCACTCCGCGTACGGCCTCGCCCGGCAAGACGGTGTGGGCGGTGGTCGAGCCTGTCCCGCCTCCCTCGTGA
- a CDS encoding IS607 family transposase, translating to MNLKEWARAQGVHPQTAYRWFREGTLPVPAERVGPRTILVNVEARTAPETVGGVGLYARVSSHDQKADLERQVARLSQWAAKAGHRVVRVESEVGSGMNGGRTKARRLLADPDVTTVVVEHKDRLGRMNTELVEAALCAHGRRLVVLDDGELEDDLVRDMVEVLTSFCARLYGRRSAKNRAQKAFEAAERG from the coding sequence ATGAACCTCAAGGAGTGGGCGCGGGCGCAGGGCGTGCATCCGCAGACCGCGTATCGCTGGTTCCGCGAGGGCACTTTGCCGGTTCCGGCTGAGCGGGTCGGGCCGCGCACGATTCTGGTGAACGTCGAGGCCCGTACCGCGCCGGAAACGGTCGGCGGTGTCGGCCTGTATGCCCGCGTCTCCTCGCACGACCAGAAAGCGGACCTGGAGCGCCAGGTCGCGCGGTTGTCGCAGTGGGCGGCCAAGGCCGGTCATCGCGTGGTGCGGGTGGAATCCGAGGTCGGCTCCGGCATGAACGGTGGTCGCACGAAGGCCCGTAGGCTGCTGGCCGATCCGGATGTGACGACCGTGGTGGTGGAGCACAAGGACCGGCTCGGCAGGATGAATACCGAACTGGTCGAGGCCGCACTGTGCGCCCATGGCCGTCGGCTCGTCGTGCTGGATGACGGGGAACTGGAAGACGACCTCGTGCGCGACATGGTCGAGGTGCTGACCTCCTTCTGCGCCCGCCTGTACGGGCGCAGGTCGGCGAAGAACCGGGCCCAGAAGGCCTTTGAGGCGGCTGAGCGTGGCTGA
- a CDS encoding penicillin-binding transpeptidase domain-containing protein: MKPTRRRRTVLPTVLALIPLLALGCSARTDTDGADGAKGEGPSSGRAGDTPRPVEGLGDIIVAGRPVTGSKPSGHTKLPYQRTYASGPLYAAVTGYRSMAYGQAGLEAIYDDVLSAGVKGRGSLSGHVVTTIRPELQSAAADALGSRKGAAVAVDAGSGRILALVSTPSYDPSAFGGYASSDEKAWKELRAEGDKPMLNRALRKPVEPRETFHVVVAAAALEEGLYRSVDEATRAPLPYTLPGTTTELDSDGAPCAHASIRTALRHACDNVFASIAVELGHSRLAATAEAFGFNDDAGGVPVRVAESTYPTGDVKGHEVALSGIGSGGVRVTPIKLAEVMAVIANGGRSVAPSVVDTVVLGDGTLQKPKGAAASAAPRRVIGRDTAEQLQSVIEDASGGKGAAGVTGWVASPTGSYGSEPTAWSVSYARDKSGRLIAMAVRVDGPGSDGTGDAGPAVAVTERVWSAVS, encoded by the coding sequence ATGAAGCCGACCCGCCGACGCCGCACCGTCTTACCCACCGTTCTGGCTCTGATTCCCTTGCTGGCCCTGGGGTGTTCGGCCCGGACCGACACCGACGGCGCGGACGGCGCGAAGGGTGAAGGGCCTTCGTCGGGGAGGGCAGGCGATACGCCTCGTCCCGTCGAGGGTCTGGGGGACATCATCGTCGCCGGCCGACCGGTCACCGGATCGAAGCCGTCGGGGCATACAAAGCTTCCGTACCAGCGAACCTACGCGTCGGGGCCGCTGTATGCCGCCGTCACCGGCTACCGGTCGATGGCCTACGGGCAGGCGGGCCTCGAAGCCATCTACGACGATGTGCTGTCTGCCGGCGTCAAGGGGCGCGGCAGCCTTTCGGGGCATGTCGTCACGACGATCCGCCCGGAACTGCAGTCGGCCGCCGCCGACGCTCTGGGCAGCCGCAAGGGCGCCGCAGTCGCCGTCGATGCCGGGAGCGGCCGCATTCTGGCCCTGGTGAGCACGCCCTCGTACGACCCGTCCGCCTTCGGCGGGTACGCCTCCTCGGACGAGAAGGCGTGGAAGGAGCTACGGGCCGAGGGCGACAAGCCCATGCTCAACCGGGCGCTGCGCAAACCCGTCGAGCCGCGCGAGACGTTCCATGTCGTCGTGGCCGCTGCCGCGCTCGAGGAGGGGCTGTACCGGTCGGTCGACGAGGCCACGCGCGCCCCGCTGCCCTACACCCTGCCGGGCACGACGACCGAACTCGACTCGGACGGCGCCCCGTGCGCGCACGCCTCGATCCGCACCGCGCTCCGGCACGCGTGCGACAACGTCTTCGCCAGCATCGCCGTCGAGCTGGGCCACAGCAGGCTCGCCGCGACGGCCGAGGCGTTCGGCTTCAACGACGACGCGGGGGGTGTCCCGGTGCGGGTGGCGGAGAGCACCTACCCCACAGGTGATGTGAAGGGCCACGAGGTCGCCCTGTCCGGTATCGGTTCGGGCGGAGTGAGGGTCACGCCGATCAAGCTGGCCGAGGTCATGGCGGTGATCGCCAACGGCGGTCGGTCGGTTGCCCCTTCGGTGGTCGACACCGTCGTCCTCGGCGACGGAACCCTGCAGAAGCCCAAGGGCGCGGCAGCATCTGCGGCACCGCGCCGGGTCATCGGCCGAGACACCGCCGAACAGCTGCAATCGGTGATCGAGGACGCCTCGGGTGGAAAGGGCGCCGCGGGTGTGACCGGATGGGTCGCGTCGCCCACCGGATCGTACGGCTCCGAGCCGACCGCGTGGTCCGTGTCGTACGCCCGGGACAAGAGCGGCCGGCTGATCGCCATGGCGGTACGGGTGGACGGCCCCGGCAGCGACGGGACCGGCGACGCGGGCCCTGCGGTCGCCGTGACCGAGCGGGTGTGGTCGGCCGTGTCCTGA
- a CDS encoding helix-turn-helix domain-containing protein, whose protein sequence is MFTSHDGLCSIGELAERAGVSVKTVRFYSDRGLLPEASRSVGGHRRYGPDALERLRLIRSLRTLDLPVPEVHRILEEEDEAGSVLEDAVAGQLRELGSRLKALRWREAGLRLVQECPPGERADRLRLIGAVTAPPNTAPLARFWRAWLPPRMPARSTAAFLEVAVPQPPDDPDPAQVLAFARLYAFMARPCTGAEQPQPEAHRATGARGAAVLYTGLAEAYELAGAQMRLDRVPYPGEALDSFVAAYASAYATRDTPDFRRLLAGQLAADPRIDRYWELVAEVITPPGGRPAPTPGSAHDWLLAALDAQTAAATTPRVRAGMVPAGRGADGTPRSVHRRAPVGNAADRHLA, encoded by the coding sequence GTGTTCACGTCACACGACGGGTTGTGCAGCATCGGTGAACTGGCCGAGCGCGCCGGCGTCAGCGTCAAGACGGTCCGCTTCTACTCCGACCGCGGCCTGCTGCCGGAGGCCTCCCGCAGCGTCGGCGGGCACCGCCGGTACGGCCCGGACGCGCTCGAACGCCTGCGCCTGATCCGTTCCCTGCGCACCCTCGACCTGCCGGTTCCCGAGGTGCACCGCATCCTCGAAGAGGAGGACGAGGCGGGCAGCGTGCTGGAGGACGCCGTCGCCGGGCAGCTGCGCGAACTCGGCTCCCGGCTCAAGGCCCTGCGCTGGAGGGAGGCGGGGCTGCGGCTTGTGCAGGAGTGTCCTCCCGGGGAGCGTGCCGACCGGCTGCGCCTGATCGGCGCGGTGACCGCCCCGCCGAACACGGCACCGCTCGCCCGGTTCTGGCGCGCCTGGCTGCCGCCGCGGATGCCGGCCCGGTCCACCGCCGCGTTCCTGGAGGTGGCAGTCCCCCAGCCGCCCGACGACCCGGACCCGGCGCAGGTGCTCGCCTTCGCCCGGCTGTACGCCTTCATGGCCCGCCCCTGCACGGGCGCCGAGCAGCCCCAGCCCGAGGCGCACAGAGCCACGGGGGCCCGTGGGGCGGCCGTGCTGTACACCGGCCTGGCCGAGGCGTACGAACTGGCGGGCGCGCAGATGCGCCTGGACCGGGTGCCGTACCCGGGCGAGGCGCTGGACAGCTTCGTGGCCGCGTACGCGAGCGCGTACGCCACCCGGGACACCCCGGACTTCCGCCGCCTGCTGGCCGGGCAGCTGGCGGCCGACCCGCGGATCGACCGGTACTGGGAACTGGTGGCCGAGGTGATCACCCCGCCGGGCGGCAGGCCGGCCCCGACCCCCGGGTCCGCGCACGACTGGCTGCTCGCGGCATTGGACGCGCAGACGGCCGCCGCGACGACCCCGAGGGTGCGGGCAGGGATGGTGCCGGCGGGAAGGGGTGCCGACGGCACGCCCCGATCTGTTCACCGACGGGCACCAGTCGGAAATGCAGCCGACCGGCACCTGGCGTGA
- a CDS encoding PhzF family phenazine biosynthesis protein has protein sequence MTTKPAVLRYTAFSSDPEGGNPAGVVLDASGLDDADMLSIAADLGYSESAFLSDPPEGLGGEPGRAFTIRYFSPKAEVPFCGHATVATAIALGERIGAGDLVFATRAGTVPVTVSEESGALRATLTTVEPHSEDIKDADLAEALDALDWPAADLDPALPPRIAFAGARHLVLAAATRERLADLAYDFARLEALMRRLDLTTVQLVWRESASVFHVRDPFPVGGVVEDPATGAAAGAFGAYARELGLVPEAAVLTLHQGEDMGRPGVLTVELREGDKRVRVTGTGTRIA, from the coding sequence ATGACTACGAAGCCAGCCGTCCTGCGCTACACCGCCTTCTCCAGCGACCCTGAGGGGGGCAACCCCGCCGGGGTCGTCCTCGACGCTTCCGGGCTCGACGACGCCGACATGCTCTCGATCGCCGCCGACCTCGGGTACAGCGAGTCCGCGTTCCTGTCCGATCCGCCGGAGGGGCTCGGCGGGGAGCCCGGACGGGCGTTCACCATCCGGTACTTCAGCCCCAAGGCGGAGGTGCCGTTCTGCGGGCACGCCACGGTCGCCACCGCCATCGCCCTCGGCGAACGCATCGGGGCCGGCGACCTGGTGTTCGCGACGCGCGCGGGTACGGTGCCGGTGACGGTGAGCGAGGAGAGCGGGGCGCTGCGGGCCACACTCACCACGGTCGAGCCGCACAGCGAGGACATCAAGGATGCCGACCTCGCCGAGGCGCTGGACGCGCTCGACTGGCCGGCAGCCGACCTGGATCCCGCGCTGCCGCCCCGCATCGCCTTCGCGGGAGCCCGGCATCTGGTGCTCGCCGCCGCGACGCGTGAGCGGCTGGCGGATCTGGCGTACGACTTCGCACGCCTCGAAGCCCTGATGCGCCGGCTCGATCTGACCACGGTGCAGTTGGTGTGGCGGGAGTCCGCGAGCGTCTTCCATGTGCGTGACCCGTTCCCGGTGGGTGGCGTCGTCGAGGACCCGGCGACGGGCGCGGCGGCAGGTGCGTTCGGCGCGTACGCCCGCGAACTCGGCCTTGTCCCCGAGGCGGCGGTGCTCACCCTCCACCAGGGCGAGGACATGGGCCGCCCGGGCGTGCTGACCGTGGAACTGCGCGAGGGCGACAAGCGGGTGCGGGTGACCGGGACAGGCACACGGATCGCCTGA
- a CDS encoding IS200/IS605 family accessory protein TnpB-related protein has translation MAVRDRLRCLTIDDEKVLRLIGDHMGTLASHDLKVRCAEGLEHDNETWAARKRELTGASSSRWAGSVTKSTHDQWALARRCLAARLHSLEAAIKTLRHRLSLPVGERGSKRALGGYRSKGEWFHKSRRLAALQARHAAALADWQAGRVRVVRGGKRLVNTRHNLEKANLTADQWRERWKAERMFLSADGESGKRFGNETIRITPGGEMSIKLPAPLVHLANAQHGRYILACSVAFKHRRQEWADRIGANRAVAYRIHHDADRDRWYVTASWQRPIVQTIPLDAALSSGCIGVDTNDDHLAAWQLDTHGNPVGEPHRFFYDLSRTADHRDAQIRHAIARLLHWAERSGVHAIAIEDLDFTQEKTREKHGRRKRFRQLISRFPTAKLKARLISMAAGQGLAIVAVDPAYTSRWGSQHWQKPLTTPLRKTTRHDAAGIAIGRRALGLPIRRRTTPPPQHQSDAAGHRTVQARPQVRERDGNRPPATDRTPGGAPPDWTRKRRPSASKTVRDAPSSQPWVQDSLMHTG, from the coding sequence GTGGCGGTACGCGACCGCCTCAGGTGCCTGACCATCGACGACGAGAAAGTCCTGCGGCTGATCGGCGATCATATGGGCACACTCGCCTCCCACGACCTCAAGGTCCGGTGCGCCGAGGGTCTTGAGCACGACAATGAGACGTGGGCGGCCCGCAAACGAGAGCTGACGGGGGCGTCTTCGTCACGGTGGGCAGGATCAGTCACCAAGAGCACGCATGATCAGTGGGCGCTCGCCCGCCGCTGCCTCGCCGCCCGCCTCCACAGCCTTGAAGCCGCAATCAAGACACTGCGACACCGCCTGTCCCTGCCTGTGGGGGAGCGCGGTTCCAAGCGGGCTTTGGGCGGCTACCGGTCCAAAGGCGAGTGGTTTCACAAGTCCCGGCGCCTGGCCGCTCTTCAGGCTCGCCACGCTGCTGCGCTCGCAGACTGGCAGGCCGGGCGTGTGCGCGTAGTACGGGGCGGTAAGCGGCTGGTCAACACCCGCCACAACCTGGAGAAAGCCAATCTCACCGCCGATCAGTGGCGGGAGCGCTGGAAAGCCGAGCGCATGTTCTTGTCGGCGGACGGGGAGTCGGGGAAGCGGTTCGGGAACGAAACGATCCGCATCACCCCAGGCGGCGAGATGAGCATCAAACTGCCCGCGCCGCTCGTCCACCTGGCGAACGCCCAACACGGCCGGTACATCCTCGCCTGTTCCGTCGCGTTCAAACACCGGCGGCAGGAGTGGGCCGACCGCATCGGAGCGAACCGTGCCGTCGCGTACCGCATCCATCACGACGCCGACCGCGACCGCTGGTACGTGACCGCCTCGTGGCAGCGCCCCATCGTCCAGACAATCCCGCTCGACGCCGCGCTGTCCTCCGGCTGTATTGGTGTCGACACCAATGACGATCACCTTGCCGCCTGGCAGCTCGACACCCACGGCAACCCGGTAGGTGAACCTCACCGCTTCTTCTACGATCTGTCGAGGACGGCCGATCACCGCGACGCGCAGATCCGCCACGCTATAGCCCGCCTGCTCCACTGGGCCGAGCGGTCCGGCGTCCACGCCATCGCGATCGAGGACCTGGACTTCACGCAGGAAAAGACCCGGGAGAAGCACGGCCGACGCAAGCGGTTTCGGCAGCTGATCTCCCGCTTCCCCACCGCGAAGCTCAAGGCCCGGCTCATCTCCATGGCCGCCGGACAGGGCCTGGCGATCGTCGCGGTCGACCCGGCTTACACGTCCCGCTGGGGCAGCCAGCACTGGCAGAAACCGTTGACCACCCCACTACGTAAGACGACCCGTCACGATGCCGCCGGCATCGCGATCGGGCGACGCGCCCTCGGGCTCCCGATCCGGCGTCGGACGACACCGCCCCCGCAACACCAGAGCGATGCCGCGGGGCATCGGACCGTCCAGGCCCGACCGCAAGTCCGAGAGCGTGACGGAAACCGCCCACCCGCCACGGACCGTACCCCTGGAGGTGCGCCGCCGGACTGGACGAGAAAGCGGAGACCCAGTGCATCCAAAACCGTTCGGGATGCGCCCAGCTCGCAGCCGTGGGTCCAAGACTCACTCATGCACACTGGTTAG